The stretch of DNA TCGTCGGAGCGCTCATCGGCTTCCTCTGGTGGAACACCTCGCCCGCGCAGATCTTCATGGGCGACACCGGCTCGCTCGGCATCGGCGGCGCTCTGGCCGCCCTCGCGGTGCTGAGCCGTACCGAGCTGCTGCTGGTCCTGATCGGCGGCCTCTTCGTCATCGTCGTCGGCTCGGTCATCCTGCAGCGCGTCTACTTCAAGCTCACCGGCGGCAAACGCATCTTCCGCATGTCGCCGCTGCATCACCACTTCGAGCTGAAGGGGTGGGCGGAAGTGACCGTCGTCGTGCGGTTCTGGATCATCGGCGGGCTGTTCGTCGCCGCGGGTGTCGGCGCGTTCTACCTCGAGTGGCTGAGCCGCTGATGGCGACCTCGCGACTCGACGCGCTCACCAGCTGGCACGCCGACTGGCGGAACCTGCGCGTCGTCGTCCTCGGCCTCGGCCTGACCGGGTTCTCGGTCGCCGACACCCTGGTCGAACTCGGTGCGGACGTGCTCGTCGTGGCCGATTCCGCCTCCGATGAGAGGGCGCAGCTGACTCAGGTCATCGGCGCCGCGCTGCACCTCGGCGGCACGGCGGACGAGCAACGCGAGAGGGTGGAGGCCTTCGACCCCGAGCTCGTCGTCGTCTCGCCGGGATATCACCCCGACCACCCGTTGCTCGTCGCCGCCGCCGACGACGGGGTCGCGATCTGGGGCGACATCGAGCTCGCCTGGCGCGTGCGCGACAAGGTCGGCGAACCCGCCGAATGGATCGGCGTGACCGGCACGAACGGCAAGACCACCACCGTCGGGCTCACCGCCGCCATGCTCCGCGAGTCGGGGAAGCGGGTCGCGGCGGTCGGCAACATCGGGGCGCCGGTGCTCGACGCCGTGCGCTACCCGGAGGGCTTCGACGTGCTCGTCGTCGAACTCTCGAGCTACCAGCTGCACTGGATGCGCGGTGTCTCGCCGCTCGCGAGCGCGGTCCTCAACATCGCCGACGATCACCTCGACTGGCACGGGTCCGCCGAGGCCTACGCCGCCGCCAAGGGCCGCGTGTACGAGAACACCCGCGTCGCCTGCGTCTACAACCTCGCCGATCCGGTGACCCGCCGCCTGGTCGAGGACGCCGAGGTGGTCGAGGGCGCGCGCGCCGTCGGCTTCGGACTCGGCATCCCGGGCCCCAGCGACTTCGGTGTCGTCGAGGGGATCCTCGTCGACCGGGCCTTCCTGGACGAGCGCCGCGACAGTGCGCTCGAGATCATCACCGTCGACGAGCTGCGCGTGCTCGGCCTCGACGCCCCGCACGTCGTCGCGAACATCCTCGCCGCCGCGGCGCTCGCCCGTGCTGCGGGCGCCCCGCTCGACGCGGTGCGCAGGGCCCTCGCCTCGTTCCGTCTCGACCCCCACCGCATCGAGGTCGTCGCCGACCGGGGCGGCATCCGGTGGATCGACGACTCGAAGGCGACGAACCCGCACGCGGCCGACGCGTCGCTCGGCGCCTACGAGAACGTGGTGTGGGTCGTCGGAGGTCTGCTGAAAGGCGTCGACATCGGCGACCTCGTGAAGCGCCGTGCCGAGCGGCTGCGCGCGGCGATCGTCATCGGCGAGGACCGCCTGGACGTGCTCTCGGCGTTCGAGCGACACGCGCCCGATCTGCCTCTCTTCGAAGTGGTGTCGGGCGACACTGAGGAGGTCATGCAGGCCGTCGTGCGCATGGCCGCCGCGGCCGCCCGGCCCGGTGACGTGGTCCTGCTGGCGCCCGCAGCGGCGTCGATGGACCAGTTCAGGGACTACGCGCACCGCGGCGAGCGGTTCGCGGAGGCGGTCGCACAGCTGCTGGACGAGACCGCACCGGAACAGGCCACCGCACCGGAAGAGGAGGGACGAGATGACCGAGGCACCGCAGGTCCGCCGTCCGACGATCCTGGCCCCGCGGAGCGCCGAGAGCCGTAGTTCGAGCCCAACCGCTCCGCGGGTGGCGACGCCGCCCCGTCCGCGCGCCACGACTACCGCGCCGCCCGCCTCTGAGCGAACGGTTCCAGATTCCTCACCACGCTCGATGCGCGGCATGGCCGCACGGGTGCGGCTGGGGCGTGCGTTCGTTTCGGAGGGAAGCAACTACTTCCTGCTGCTCGGCACCACGCTGTTCCTCGTCGTCTTCGGCCTGGTGATGGTGCTGTCGTCGTCATCGGTCGAATCGTTCGCCGCGGGACGGGATTTCTTCGCCGACTTCATGAAGCAAGGCGGTGCGGCGCTGCTCGCGGTGCCGGCCATGCTCGTGTTCTCGCTGGTGCCAGGGCGCTGGTGGCAGCGACTCGCGGTGCCCGCGCTCGTCGGCGCGATAGGACTCCAGCTCCTCGTGTTCACCGATCTTGGTTACGAGTACGGCGGAAACCGCAACTGGCTCGACCTTGGGTTCACCAACGTCCAGCCGTCGGAGTTTGCGAAACTGGCTCTCGCGCTGTGGCTCGGCAAGTTCCTTGCGGACCGGCGCGACCGCCTGGCCGACTGGAAGCAAGTCTTGGTTCCCGCCCTCGTGGTGTCGGCTGTACCCATGGCGTTGGTGCTCCGAGGCGGTGACCTTGGCACCGGCATCATCATCGCCTGCATCGTGCTCGGATCGCTGTTCTTCGCCGGAGTCCCACTACGCCAGCTGGGTGTCGTCGTCGGAATCGCCATTCCGGCCGCGCTCCTGTTCTCAACCACCAGTTCGTCCCGCGTCGATCGCATCCAATCGTGGCTGTCGGGCTGCGCCGACGACTATGCGAACAGCTGCTGGCAGATCACCCACGGCACGTGGGCCCTGGCTGCGGGGGGCGTCTTCGGCGTCGGGCTCGGCAACTCGAAGGCCAAGTGGTCTTGGCTTCCCGAGGCGGACAACGACTTCATTTTCGCGGTGATCGGCGAGGAGCTCGGACTCATCGGTGCCGTCACGGTGATCGTCCTCTTCGTGCTCGTGGCTGTCGTGTTCACGCGCATCGTCGGGGGAGCGGCGCCGGGAAGCATGGCTCGCATCACCGTGAGCGCGATCATGGTGTGGATCGTCACTCAGGCCATGGTTAACATCGGGGTCATCCTGGGGGTGTTCCCAGTCCTCGGTGTTCCACTTCCCCTCATATCGAACGGCGGAACGGCGCTGATCGTCTCCCTGCTCGCGATCGGCGTCGCCCTGTCGTTCGCCCGCAACGCGGCTCCCGAAGCAGGAGTGCGCTCGTGACCGTCTGGCTGCTCGCCGGTGGGGGCACGGCGGGGCACGTGAACCCGCTGCTGTCGGTCGCCGACACGCTGCGGCGCCGCCACCCGGAGGACGAGGTCCTCGTGCTCGGCACCCGCGAGGGGCTCGAGGCGCGGCTGGTGCCCGAGCGGGGCTACGAACTGGTCCCCATCGCCCGTCTCCCGTTCCCGCGCCGCCCCGATCTCGCGGCGCTGCGCTTCGGGCCGGCCTTCAGCGCCACGGTCCGCGACCTCGCCGGGGTGCTCACCGAGAGGGGAGTCGACCTCGTCGCCGGGTTCGGCGGCTACGCATCGGCGCCCGCCTACCTCGCCGCGCGGCGAGCCCGGCTTCCCCTCGTGATCCATGAGGCTAACGCCCGGCCGGGACTCGCGAACCGGCTCGGCGCCCGCCTCACCGACTGGGTGGGGGTCGCCTTCGACGGCACCCCGCTCCGCGGTGCACGCACCGTCGGCATGCCGCTGCGCCGCGAGATCGAGACCCTCGACCGTGCCGCGGAGCGCGCGGACGCGCTGCGCTACTTCGACCTCGACCCGCAGCGGCCCGTGCTGCTCGTCACCGGCGGTTCGCTCGGCGCGCGGCGGATCAACGCGACGGTCCTCGAGGCCTCTCCCGCGATCCTCGACGCCGGCTGGTCGATCCTGCACATCGTCGGCGGCAAGGCCGAGGTGAGCGACCCGCACGTCCCGCACTACCGGATGCTCGAGTACTGCGACCGGATGGAGCTCGCCCTCTCCGCCGCCGACTTCGCGGTCTCGCGGGCGGGCGCGGCGACCGTGAGCGAACTCGCGGCCCTCGGGATCCCCGCCGTCTACGTCCCCTACCCGGTCGGCAACGGCGAGCAGCGCTTCAACGCCAAGGGCGTCGTGACCGCCGGCGGCGGGGTGCTCGTCGACGACGCCGCCTTCGTGCCCCAGTGGGTGCGCGACACGCTCCTGCCCCTCCTGGCGGACTCCGAGGCGGTCACCGCGATGGCCTCCGCCGCGGCAGCGCAAGGGGTCCTCGACGGCGCCGACCGGACCGCCGATCTGCTCGAAGAAGCGCTCGGGGATCGTACCCCGATCAGAGACCTAGGGTAGAGCCCGTGCCGATCAAGCCCGACCTCACCCTCACCCTCCCCGACGACCCGGGAGCCCTGCACTTCGTGGGCATCGGCGGCTCCGGCATGAGCGGCATCGCGCGGATGTTCCTGCAGGAGGGGCACACCGTGTCCGGCTCCGACCGTGACGAGGGTCCCTACCTGCAGGCGCTGCGCGACCTCGGCGCCACCATCACCGTCGGTCACGACGCCGCGAACGTGAAGGACGCCGACACCCTCGTCGTGACGAGCGCGCTGTGGGAGGACAACCCCGAGTACGTCGCCGCACGCGAACGCGGCATCCCGGTGCTGCACCGCTCGCAGGCGCTCAAGTGGCTCACCCTCGGCAAGCGGGTCGTCTCCGTGGCCGGCGCGCACGGCAAGACCACGTCGGCGGGCATGATCATCACCGCCCTCCTCGAACTCGACGCCGACCCCAACTTCGTGAACGGCGGCATCATCTCCAAGGTCGGCACGAGCGCCGCGCGCGGCGAGAGCGACCTGTTCGTGCTCGAGGCCGACGAGTCGGACGGATCCTTCCTGCTCTACGACACCGCGATCGCGCTGATCACGAACGTCGACTCCGACCACCTCGACCACTACGGCAGCATCGGCGCCTTCGACGCGGCGTTCGGCATCTTCGCCGACCGGGCGTCGGAGCTCGTCGTGCTGTCCTCCGACGACTCCGGCACGCAGCGCATCCGCGAGCTCATCGAGAACAAGAACCTCGTCACCTTCGGCGAGGCCGACGACGCCGATGTCCGCGTCACCGACATCGACGCGGGGGAGCGGGTCTCGTTCAGTGTGACCTGGAAGGGCGAGACCCACCCGGTCTCGCTCGGGGTGGCCGGACGGCACAACGCCATCAACGCGACCGGCGCGTTCGCCGTGCTCGTCGGCCTCGGCTACGCGCCCGCCGACGTCGCCCGTGCGCTCGGTGCCTTCGGCGGCACGAAGCGGCGCTTCGAATACAAGGGCGAACGGCGCGGCGTGCGGGTGTTCGACGACTACGCGCACCACCCCTCCGAGGCCGCCGCCGCGCTCGCGACCGCGCGCAGCGTCGTCGGCGAGGGGCGCATCATCGCGGTGCACCAGCCCCATCTGTTCAGCCGCACCCGACTGATGTCGCCGCAGTTCGCGAGCGTCTACGAGGAGCTCGCCGACCACACCATCGTGCTCGACGTCGACGGGGCCCGCGAGGACCCGGTCCCCGGTGTCAGCGGCGAACTGGTGAGCGCCGAGTTCGACGACCAGAGCAAGGTCGACTTCCTGCCGGACTGGGCCGACGCCGCCTCCCGTGTCGCCGAGATCGCCCGTGAGGGCGACATCGTCATGACCCTCAGCTGCGGCAGCGTCTACCGCATCGTTCCGCAGCTGCTGGACGCGCTCGACGGCGAGCCCGCGGCCGACTCGGCATCGGGCGGCGGAGCAGGGTGAAGCGTCCCGCGGGATTCACGCCGCCGGCGCCTCCCGTTCCCCCGGAGGCGCCCTCGCGCGCGTCCGGACGGACGGCACCGCGCCCGGACCGCGCACGCCGCGATCAGGGTCCGACGGCTCCGACCCCGCGCGAAGCGGCCCGCGATGCGGCGGCCGCCGAACGGCGCGCCAAAGCGGACCTCCGCAGGGCGACTCGGCGCCGCCGACGCAGCGAACGCGCCGAGGTGCGCCGCTTCACCGAGCGCAGGCGCCGCGCCCGAGCCGCCTGGCTGGTGGCGCTCGCGATGGTCGGCTCGCTCGCCGGGGTGGTCGCTCTCGGCGCGTTCTCGCCGCTGTTCGCGCTGCGCGACATCCAGGTCGAGGGTGCATCGCGGGTCCCCGTCGAGCAGATCGTCGGGGTCGTGGACGACCAGGTCGGCACCCCGCTGCCGCTGCTCGACTTCTCCCGCATCGAGCAGGGCCTCGGTACCTTGCCGCTGATCCAGAGTTACGTGACCGAGTCGCGACCGCCCGGGACGCTCGTCGTGCGCGTCGTCGAGCGCACTCCCGTCGGCGTCCTGCAGCGCGGCGGCGCCTTCGAGCTGGTCGATTCGGCCGGAGTCGTCGTGGAGTCCTCCGCCGAGCGCATCGCCGGGTACCCGATCATCGCGACGGCCGACGGGGACGTGACGGGCGTCCCGTTCACGGCCGCCGCTGCGGTGCTCGTCGCTCTGCCGGCCGAGCTGGTGGCGCAGGTCGATTCGGTGACCGCGTCGACGGTCGACGACGTGAGTCTCACCCTCGTCTCCGGTCAGCGGGTGGTCTGGGGCGGTGCCGACGATTCCGCGCAGAAGGCCGTGCATCTCGCCCGTCTGCTGGCGCAGGCGCCGACCGCGGTGACCGAGTACGACGTGTCGTCGCCCGGCGTCGGCATCATCCGCTGAACCGCGCCCGCAAACCCTCAACCAACGCTTCACGTGCGTTAACCCGACACGCGGCGCGCCTGAGGAATTGCAGGGGCGTCGCGCGTACCGTCGCACGAGAAGAAATGCATACCCCGCATAACTTTAACCTTCTACCCGAGCTTTAGAGTTTCCCAGGAGCAGGCCAATGTCGAACAACCAGAACTACCTGGCCGTGATCAAGGTCGTCGGCGTCGGTGGTGGCGGCGTCAACGCCGTCAACCGCATGATCGAACTCGGCCTGCGCGGAGTCGAGTTCGTCGCCATCAACACCGACGCGCAGGCGCTGCTGCTCTCCGACGCCGACGTCAAGCTCGACGTCGGCCGCGAGCTGACCCGCGGACTCGGCGCCGGAGCCGACCCCGAGGTCGGGCGTCGCGCCGCAGAAGACCACGCCGAAGAGATCGAAGAGGCGCTCGCCGGCGCCGACATGGTCTTCGTCACCGCCGGTGAGGGCGGCGGCACCGGAACCGGTGGCGCTCCCGTCGTCGCACGGATCGCGAAGTCGATCGGCGCCCTCACCATCGGTGTCGTCACCAAGCCGTTCGCGTTCGAGGGCAAGCGTCGTCAGTCGCAGGCCGAGCGCGGCGTCGAGGCGCTGAAGAACGAGGTCGACACCCTCATCGTCGTCCCGAACGACCGTCTGCTCGAAATCAGCGACCGCGGCATCAGCATCATGGAGGCGTTCCAGACCGCCGACCAGGTGCTCCTCGCCGGTGTCCAGGGCATCACCGACCTGATCACCACCCCCGGCCTCATCAACCTCGACTTCGCCGACGTGAAAAGCGTCATGCAGGGCGCGGGCTCGGCCCTCATGGGCATCGGCTCGGCACGGGGAGCCGATCGCGCGATCAAGGCCGCCGAGCTCGCGGTCGCGTCGCCGCTGCTCGAAGCGAGCATCGACGGAGCGCACGGCGTGCTGCTCAGCATCCAGGGCGGATCGAACCTCGGCATCTTCGAGATCAACGACGCGGCCAAGCTGGTCCAGGAGGCCGTCCACCCCGAGGCCAACATCATCTTCGGCGCCGTCATCGACGACACCCTCGGCGACGAGGTGCGCGTCACCGTCATCGCCGCAGGCTTCGACGGAGGAGAGCCGGACCCGGCCAAGCGCGACGGCCGTCGCAGCAACTTCGTCGACGCGGGGGGAGCCCCCGCGGGCGTCGCGGCCGGCGGCGCGCACGCCGCCGCCGACGGTGCGACCGGATCGCAGGAGTGGGCCGTCGTCGCCGAGACGACGACTCTCACCCAGACGACCGACATCGAGGCCGACTACGAGGATGACGACGACCTGGACATCCCCGACTTCCTGAAGTGAGCCTCGACGAGCGGCTCTCCGGGGTCCGCGATCGGATCGCGGAGGCGTCGCGTCTCGCCGGGCGCGATCCGGGAGAACTCACCCTCGTCGTCGTCACCAAGTTCCAGCCGATCGAGCTGATCCGCGATCTCCAGGCACTCGGGGTCCGCGACTTCGGCGAGAGCAGGCATCAGGAGGCGCGCGAGAAGGCGGACGCGCTCGGCGACGACGTGACCTGGCACTTCGTCGGTCAGCTGCAGGGCAAGAAAGCCCGACAGGTGCGCGACTACGCCCATGTCATCCACTCGGTCGACCGCGAGTCGCTCGTGCAGGCGCTGGCGTCGGACGAGCTCGAAACCGACGTCTTCGCCCAGATCAACCTCACCGACGATCCGGCCCGCGGGGGTGTGGCGCCCGGTTCGCTGATGCCTCTGGTCGATCAGATCCTCGCCGCGCCGGGACTGCGGCTGCGCGGAGTGATGGCGGTGCCGCCGCTCGATGAGGAACCGCGACGGGCGTATGCGCGACTGCGCGGGATGTCCGAGGCGGTCAGAGGTCGGGCACCGGGCGCGGATGCGATCTCGGCCGGCATGTCCGGCGACTTCGCCGAGGCCATCGCCGAGGGTGCGACACACCTTCGCATCGGTACGGCAATCACGGGCGAGCGCCCGCCCCGGGGATAACGTGGAATTTCGAAGCCACCCCGGAGGTACCGAAATGTCCAACCCCATCCGCAAGACGATGGTCTACCTCGGCCTCGCCGACGAGGATTACGACGAGCAGCTCGACGCGCCCGCCGCTCCCGTCCAGCAGCAGCCGACGTCCGCTCCCGCCCAAGGCCGTGCCACGGTGACTGCTCTCCCGAAGCGTCAGCCCCGCATCGCCGCCGTCGCCCCGGCTGCAGAGATGAACGAGATCCTCACCGTCCACCCGCGTCAGTACAAGGACGCCCAGGTCATCGCCGAGAGCTTCCGTGAGGGAGTCCCGGTGATCATCAACCTCTCCCAGATGAGCGAGACCGACGCCCGCCGCCTGATCGACTTCGCGAGCGGCCTGTCGCAGGGCCTCTACGGCAAGATCGAGCGCGTCACCAACAAGGTCTTCCTTCTCTCGCCCGCGCACGTCGCCGTGTCGGGCGAGGGTGCCGGCGAGACCGACGTCGAGGCCGCTTTCACCCAGTGAGGCCTCCCCGGTCGAGCGGGCCCTTCCCCCCACGGGCCCGCCTCGTCCGTGTGCGCCGGGACGCCGCCTCCGTGCTGACCGACGCCGTCGGTAAGAAGCACTGTCGGGCAAGCACGACGCGGGATGGTTGGATAGACGGGTGACCGCCCTTACTCCCTTGGCGATCGTCGGACTCGTCCTGTACTTCGCGCTGCTGCTCTACTTCTTCGTGATGTGGGCGCGCTTCGCTCTCGATCTCGTACAGTCGTTCTCGCGATCGTGGCGGCCCCGGGGGCCGCTGCTCGTCGTCGCCGAGGTGACCTACACCGTGACCGACCCGCCGATCCGCTTCTTCCGGCGCCTCATCCCGCCGCTGCGCATCGGCGCCATCGCGCTCGACTTCGGGTGG from Herbiconiux sp. L3-i23 encodes:
- a CDS encoding YggT family protein: MTALTPLAIVGLVLYFALLLYFFVMWARFALDLVQSFSRSWRPRGPLLVVAEVTYTVTDPPIRFFRRLIPPLRIGAIALDFGWSITMLLVIVAMYIVARIG
- a CDS encoding cell division protein SepF, with the protein product MSNPIRKTMVYLGLADEDYDEQLDAPAAPVQQQPTSAPAQGRATVTALPKRQPRIAAVAPAAEMNEILTVHPRQYKDAQVIAESFREGVPVIINLSQMSETDARRLIDFASGLSQGLYGKIERVTNKVFLLSPAHVAVSGEGAGETDVEAAFTQ
- a CDS encoding YggS family pyridoxal phosphate-dependent enzyme, whose protein sequence is MSLDERLSGVRDRIAEASRLAGRDPGELTLVVVTKFQPIELIRDLQALGVRDFGESRHQEAREKADALGDDVTWHFVGQLQGKKARQVRDYAHVIHSVDRESLVQALASDELETDVFAQINLTDDPARGGVAPGSLMPLVDQILAAPGLRLRGVMAVPPLDEEPRRAYARLRGMSEAVRGRAPGADAISAGMSGDFAEAIAEGATHLRIGTAITGERPPRG
- the ftsZ gene encoding cell division protein FtsZ yields the protein MSNNQNYLAVIKVVGVGGGGVNAVNRMIELGLRGVEFVAINTDAQALLLSDADVKLDVGRELTRGLGAGADPEVGRRAAEDHAEEIEEALAGADMVFVTAGEGGGTGTGGAPVVARIAKSIGALTIGVVTKPFAFEGKRRQSQAERGVEALKNEVDTLIVVPNDRLLEISDRGISIMEAFQTADQVLLAGVQGITDLITTPGLINLDFADVKSVMQGAGSALMGIGSARGADRAIKAAELAVASPLLEASIDGAHGVLLSIQGGSNLGIFEINDAAKLVQEAVHPEANIIFGAVIDDTLGDEVRVTVIAAGFDGGEPDPAKRDGRRSNFVDAGGAPAGVAAGGAHAAADGATGSQEWAVVAETTTLTQTTDIEADYEDDDDLDIPDFLK
- a CDS encoding FtsQ-type POTRA domain-containing protein — translated: MKRPAGFTPPAPPVPPEAPSRASGRTAPRPDRARRDQGPTAPTPREAARDAAAAERRAKADLRRATRRRRRSERAEVRRFTERRRRARAAWLVALAMVGSLAGVVALGAFSPLFALRDIQVEGASRVPVEQIVGVVDDQVGTPLPLLDFSRIEQGLGTLPLIQSYVTESRPPGTLVVRVVERTPVGVLQRGGAFELVDSAGVVVESSAERIAGYPIIATADGDVTGVPFTAAAAVLVALPAELVAQVDSVTASTVDDVSLTLVSGQRVVWGGADDSAQKAVHLARLLAQAPTAVTEYDVSSPGVGIIR
- a CDS encoding glycosyltransferase, with translation MTVWLLAGGGTAGHVNPLLSVADTLRRRHPEDEVLVLGTREGLEARLVPERGYELVPIARLPFPRRPDLAALRFGPAFSATVRDLAGVLTERGVDLVAGFGGYASAPAYLAARRARLPLVIHEANARPGLANRLGARLTDWVGVAFDGTPLRGARTVGMPLRREIETLDRAAERADALRYFDLDPQRPVLLVTGGSLGARRINATVLEASPAILDAGWSILHIVGGKAEVSDPHVPHYRMLEYCDRMELALSAADFAVSRAGAATVSELAALGIPAVYVPYPVGNGEQRFNAKGVVTAGGGVLVDDAAFVPQWVRDTLLPLLADSEAVTAMASAAAAQGVLDGADRTADLLEEALGDRTPIRDLG
- the ftsW gene encoding putative lipid II flippase FtsW; amino-acid sequence: MAARVRLGRAFVSEGSNYFLLLGTTLFLVVFGLVMVLSSSSVESFAAGRDFFADFMKQGGAALLAVPAMLVFSLVPGRWWQRLAVPALVGAIGLQLLVFTDLGYEYGGNRNWLDLGFTNVQPSEFAKLALALWLGKFLADRRDRLADWKQVLVPALVVSAVPMALVLRGGDLGTGIIIACIVLGSLFFAGVPLRQLGVVVGIAIPAALLFSTTSSSRVDRIQSWLSGCADDYANSCWQITHGTWALAAGGVFGVGLGNSKAKWSWLPEADNDFIFAVIGEELGLIGAVTVIVLFVLVAVVFTRIVGGAAPGSMARITVSAIMVWIVTQAMVNIGVILGVFPVLGVPLPLISNGGTALIVSLLAIGVALSFARNAAPEAGVRS
- the murC gene encoding UDP-N-acetylmuramate--L-alanine ligase — its product is MPIKPDLTLTLPDDPGALHFVGIGGSGMSGIARMFLQEGHTVSGSDRDEGPYLQALRDLGATITVGHDAANVKDADTLVVTSALWEDNPEYVAARERGIPVLHRSQALKWLTLGKRVVSVAGAHGKTTSAGMIITALLELDADPNFVNGGIISKVGTSAARGESDLFVLEADESDGSFLLYDTAIALITNVDSDHLDHYGSIGAFDAAFGIFADRASELVVLSSDDSGTQRIRELIENKNLVTFGEADDADVRVTDIDAGERVSFSVTWKGETHPVSLGVAGRHNAINATGAFAVLVGLGYAPADVARALGAFGGTKRRFEYKGERRGVRVFDDYAHHPSEAAAALATARSVVGEGRIIAVHQPHLFSRTRLMSPQFASVYEELADHTIVLDVDGAREDPVPGVSGELVSAEFDDQSKVDFLPDWADAASRVAEIAREGDIVMTLSCGSVYRIVPQLLDALDGEPAADSASGGGAG
- the murD gene encoding UDP-N-acetylmuramoyl-L-alanine--D-glutamate ligase encodes the protein MATSRLDALTSWHADWRNLRVVVLGLGLTGFSVADTLVELGADVLVVADSASDERAQLTQVIGAALHLGGTADEQRERVEAFDPELVVVSPGYHPDHPLLVAAADDGVAIWGDIELAWRVRDKVGEPAEWIGVTGTNGKTTTVGLTAAMLRESGKRVAAVGNIGAPVLDAVRYPEGFDVLVVELSSYQLHWMRGVSPLASAVLNIADDHLDWHGSAEAYAAAKGRVYENTRVACVYNLADPVTRRLVEDAEVVEGARAVGFGLGIPGPSDFGVVEGILVDRAFLDERRDSALEIITVDELRVLGLDAPHVVANILAAAALARAAGAPLDAVRRALASFRLDPHRIEVVADRGGIRWIDDSKATNPHAADASLGAYENVVWVVGGLLKGVDIGDLVKRRAERLRAAIVIGEDRLDVLSAFERHAPDLPLFEVVSGDTEEVMQAVVRMAAAAARPGDVVLLAPAAASMDQFRDYAHRGERFAEAVAQLLDETAPEQATAPEEEGRDDRGTAGPPSDDPGPAERREP